In one Myxocyprinus asiaticus isolate MX2 ecotype Aquarium Trade chromosome 1, UBuf_Myxa_2, whole genome shotgun sequence genomic region, the following are encoded:
- the stim2b gene encoding stromal interaction molecule 2 yields the protein MTFLSGAAVLLLRGLVISAVLVLESSYTSNLSNRVTPNPAAAAAAVPPTDPCSTVIPPCVNEADRFSLEALRHIHKQLDDDNDGGIEVNESVEFIIEDMKQHQTNKHSNLHREDQHITVEELWKGWKISEVHNWTMEDAVQWLKESVELPQYERNFRDFKVDGNTLPRIAANEPSFMSMQLKILDQRHKQKLNLKALDAVLFGPPLRPHHNWVKDFILMISIIIGVGGCWFAYIQNKSSKIHISQMMKDLESLQHAELSLTELQSRLEKAQEENRTVVVEKQNLEQKMRDEINGAKKEASRLRELREGAECELSRLKYAEEELVQVRMALKRAEKEMQSEWLVPEALQTWLQLTHEVEVQYYNIKKQHAELQLSVAKDEAEKIKKKRNSVFGTLHVAHSSSLDEVDHKILEAKKSLSEVTACLRERLHRWQQIEKLCGFPVVNNSGLPNLTASLYADHSWVVMPRMSVPPYPITGGVDDLDEDTPPIIPQFTSTLIRPPLTRNSSVCRSRRSLLSQPSSLSADPDLLSMASAPLAYRPEGDDEHIIFNVERKGETQDTCSDSDSLSSSLGRKQFSTSCVQSTGVTGTDTPPRKISHEELFLFTQEAQAVALESLPFSTSSPSSPLDSSSVHKGSPDLTRSSVLPESQSLTFHPGTKSVAYNGILEKSYSLGQLPAVGTPPEGQYPSISSLNTEGKAIKEPKQLQSTSSPDSCDNGEKKRSKIKSLFKKSKKL from the exons aCCCATGTTCGACAGTCATCCCTCCATGTGTGAACGAAGCCGACCGCTTCAGTTTAGAGGCACTGCGGCACATTCACAAGCAGCTAGATGATGATAACGATGGAGGAATTGAAGTCAATGAGAGCGTGGAG TTTATTATAGAGGACATGAAGCAGCACCAGACCAATAAACACAGCAATCTTCACAGAGAGGACCAGCACATCACAGTGGAGGAGCTATGGAAGGGCTGGAAGATATCAGAAG tgCATAACTGGACAATGGAGGATGCAGTCCAGTGGCTAAAAGAGTCAGTGGAGCTTCCTCAGTACGAAAGAAACTTCAGAGATTTTAAAGTAGACGGCAACACGCTACCTCG AATAGCAGCCAATGAACCGTCATTTATGTCAATGCAGCTAAAGATATTAGACCAACGacataaacagaaattaaatCTAAAAGCGTTAGACGCAGTCCTTTTTGGGCCTCCACTAC GTCCACACCATAACTGGGTGAAGGactttattttgatgatttcCATCATCATTGGAGTTGGGGGATGCTGGTTTGCATACATACAGAACAAATCGTCTAAAATTCACATCTCTCAGATGATGAAAGACCTGGAGAGTCTGCAGCATGCTGAACTGAGCCTGACAGAGCTACAGAGCCg GTTGGAAAAGGCTCAGGAGGAGAACCGGACAGTGGTGGTGGAGAAGCAGAACCTTGAGCAGAAGATGCGTGATGAGATCAATGGAGCTAAGAAAGAAGCCAGTAGACTGCGAGAGCTGCGAGAGGGGGCTGAATGTGAACTCAGCAGACTCAAATACGCAGAGGAGGAACTAGTGCAG GTGCGAATGGCTCTGAAGAGAGCAGAGAAGGAGATGCAGTCTGAATGGTTGGTGCCTGAAGCTCTGCAGACGTGGCTACAGCTCACACATGAAGTAGAAGTACAGTACTACAACATCAAAAAACAGCATGCCGAGCTGCAGCTCTCAGTCGCAAAAGACGAG GCAGAAAAGATAAAAAAGAAGAGGAACTCTGTGTTTGGCACCCTCCATGTTGCTCACAGCTCATCTTTGGATGAAGTAGACCACAAAATACTTGAGGCTAA aAAATCACTGTCAGAGGTCACAGCATGTTTGCGGGAACGTCTTCACCGCTGGCAGCAGATAGAGAAGCTGTGTGGCTTTCCAGTGGTTAATAATTCTGGGCTGCCCAACCTCACTGCCTCGCTGTATGCAGACCACAGCTGGGTGGTCATGCCGCGGATGTCTGTGCCACCCTATCCGATCACTGGAGGGGTGGACGATCTTGACGAGGATACGCCACCTATCATTCCACAGTTCACCT CTACATTGATTCGACCTCCTCTGACCCGCAACAGCAGTGTTTGTCGTTCTCGCAGAAGTCTTCTGTCTCAGCCCTCATCCCTCTCAGCTGACCCTGACCTTTTATCCATGGCCTCCGCCCCCTTGGCCTACAGACCTGAAGGAGACGATGAACACATCATCTTCAATGTTGAAAGGAAGGG GGAAACTCAGGACACTTGCTCAGACTCGGACTCTCTCAGTTCCTCTTTGGGCAGAAAGCAGTTCTCCACTTCCTGTGTTCAAAGTACCGGTGTTACAGGCACGGACACCCCGCCACGCAAAATCTCTCACGAGGAACTTTTTCTCTTCACGCAAGAGGCCCAGGCTGTCGCTCTGGAGAGCTTGCCATTTTCCACATCCTCCCCTTCATCTCCTCTTGACTCCTCCTCAGTTCATAAGGGCTCTCCTGACCTCACTCGCTCCTCCGTCCTCCCAGAGTCCCAGAGTTTGACCTTTCACCCTGGCACCAAATCTGTGGCCTACAATGGCATCCTGGAAAAGTCATACAGCTTGGGGCAGCTGCCAGCTGTTGGGACGCCTCCAGAGGGGCAGTATCCCTCGATTAGCTCACTCAACACAGAAGGCAAAGCTATCAAGGAGCCCAAGCAACTCCAATCCACCTCCTCCCCGGACTCCTGCGATAATGGGGAGAAAAAACGCTCCAAGATCAAGAGCTTgtttaagaaaagcaaaaagcTGTGA